One genomic region from SAR92 clade bacterium H455 encodes:
- a CDS encoding DoxX family protein produces MKFLDNLLDGREEQSYALLRIVTGFLFIWHGTQKLMNFPVEFPYPLSPLMYSAGAIELVGGVLVMIGLLTRPAAFICSGTMAAAYWMAHGMNNVFPILNKGELAALFCFVFLYIAVRGAGIWSLDKRQA; encoded by the coding sequence ATGAAATTTTTGGACAACCTTTTAGATGGCCGTGAAGAGCAATCCTACGCGTTGCTGAGAATTGTTACTGGGTTCTTATTTATCTGGCACGGAACCCAGAAACTAATGAACTTTCCCGTTGAATTCCCCTACCCTCTTAGTCCATTAATGTACTCCGCAGGCGCCATTGAACTGGTCGGCGGTGTGTTGGTTATGATTGGACTGCTTACTCGCCCAGCAGCCTTTATTTGCAGTGGCACCATGGCTGCGGCCTACTGGATGGCTCATGGTATGAACAATGTTTTCCCGATTCTCAATAAGGGCGAATTAGCGGCCTTGTTCTGCTTTGTCTTTTTATATATTGCGGTGCGCGGCGCAGGGATTTGGAGTCTGGATAAGCGACAAGCCTAA
- a CDS encoding (2Fe-2S)-binding protein: protein MINFQLNNSPVQVDIDPDTPLLWVVRDHFKLKGSKFGCGMGLCGACTMHLNGEAVRTCTLPVSAVQGAVITSIEGLGTPDNLHPLQEAWVEHSVPQCGYCQSGQLMSASALLAKNPNPSDDDIETAMNGNICRCGTYSKIKSAIKSVIKPDAEAMRTQVSMVGTFDPTDGNAISTEANS from the coding sequence ATGATTAATTTCCAACTAAATAATAGTCCTGTTCAAGTCGACATTGATCCGGATACCCCATTGCTCTGGGTAGTGCGGGACCACTTTAAACTCAAGGGCAGTAAATTCGGTTGCGGCATGGGTCTCTGTGGAGCCTGTACCATGCATCTTAATGGTGAAGCTGTGCGTACCTGTACTCTGCCTGTCTCGGCGGTTCAAGGCGCTGTGATTACCAGTATCGAAGGTCTGGGTACTCCGGATAACTTACATCCATTGCAAGAGGCCTGGGTTGAGCACAGTGTTCCCCAGTGCGGCTACTGCCAGTCCGGCCAGCTGATGTCGGCCAGCGCCCTGTTAGCGAAAAATCCCAATCCCTCCGACGACGATATAGAGACGGCCATGAATGGCAATATCTGTCGCTGCGGCACCTACAGCAAAATTAAGTCGGCCATTAAGTCGGTGATTAAGCCAGACGCTGAGGCGATGCGCACCCAGGTGAGTATGGTTGGGACCTTTGATCCGACTGATGGAAATGCTATATCTACGGAGGCAAACTCATGA
- a CDS encoding TauD/TfdA family dioxygenase, with protein MKVTPFSPNCGAVVSDLQLATMNDAQLEQLRAAFAEHGLLFFRDQELPPEEHLRFANRFGKIVVNKFFKTTEESPLIAEVRKEKTQQTNIGGGWHTDHSYDDIPALGSILVARTLPKTGGNTQFANLAAAYDALPDSLKKRLEGLRAVHSNTHLYGENGLYRFTDLKDQLGGMDRVGDATHPAVIIHPQSGRKVLYVNPGHTIQFEGWEFNESRELLDELYAHVAQPEFTCSFNWLPGSVTFWDNRCTWHQADNDYQGQMRLMHRITLQGSKLEAA; from the coding sequence ATGAAAGTGACCCCTTTCTCCCCCAACTGCGGCGCAGTTGTCAGCGACCTGCAACTGGCCACCATGAACGACGCCCAGCTAGAACAGCTGCGCGCAGCCTTCGCCGAACACGGCCTGCTGTTTTTCCGCGACCAAGAACTGCCACCAGAAGAACATCTGCGCTTTGCCAACCGCTTCGGAAAAATCGTGGTGAATAAATTTTTCAAAACCACCGAAGAATCTCCACTGATCGCCGAGGTGCGCAAGGAGAAAACCCAGCAGACCAACATAGGTGGCGGCTGGCACACGGATCACTCTTACGACGATATTCCAGCACTGGGCTCTATCTTGGTGGCACGTACATTGCCAAAAACCGGCGGCAACACGCAGTTCGCCAACCTGGCAGCGGCCTACGACGCCCTCCCCGACAGTCTAAAAAAACGCCTCGAAGGCCTGCGTGCCGTTCACTCCAACACTCACCTCTATGGCGAGAATGGCCTCTACCGTTTCACCGATCTAAAAGACCAACTCGGCGGTATGGACCGTGTCGGCGACGCCACTCATCCAGCAGTCATTATTCATCCCCAAAGCGGCCGCAAGGTACTCTATGTAAATCCAGGCCATACCATTCAATTTGAAGGTTGGGAGTTTAATGAGAGTCGCGAACTACTCGACGAACTCTACGCCCATGTGGCGCAACCAGAGTTCACCTGCAGCTTTAATTGGCTGCCGGGCTCGGTTACCTTTTGGGATAACCGCTGCACCTGGCATCAGGCCGATAACGATTACCAGGGGCAGATGCGTCTGATGCATCGAATCACACTCCAGGGCAGTAAATTAGAAGCTGCTTAA
- a CDS encoding DUF2256 domain-containing protein: MRKKSDLPSKICPVCERPFVWRKKWQRCWDEVRFCSVKCKAARSKSALPN, from the coding sequence ATGCGTAAAAAGTCTGATCTCCCCAGCAAAATCTGCCCGGTCTGCGAGCGTCCTTTTGTATGGCGTAAAAAGTGGCAGCGTTGTTGGGATGAAGTGCGCTTTTGCTCAGTAAAATGCAAAGCGGCACGCAGTAAATCTGCCCTCCCAAATTAA
- a CDS encoding TetR/AcrR family transcriptional regulator, protein MAKALRLTQVERKEISDAKMLEAAVDLIVERGAGLVTLKDVGEKAGYSRGLAGYRFGNREGLFDFVLRSVGDEWLGELTQVTANSFGYKAIAAALDAHIKFCEDAPKHVEAFYRLWFDSMAPDSQLKGVILGIHQRRRGDVVSWIEQAMAAGEVPSTVDAGMLADHFTASVSGIVYHWMTDPDNLSEMRNLHEALKQVMRSMLRG, encoded by the coding sequence ATGGCCAAAGCCCTTCGACTCACTCAGGTTGAGCGCAAAGAAATCTCCGACGCCAAGATGCTTGAGGCGGCGGTGGATTTGATTGTCGAGCGCGGGGCGGGCCTGGTCACGTTGAAAGATGTGGGTGAAAAAGCGGGCTACTCTCGCGGGCTGGCAGGTTATCGTTTTGGCAATCGCGAGGGTCTATTTGATTTTGTACTTAGATCGGTTGGCGATGAATGGCTCGGCGAGCTCACGCAGGTTACGGCAAATAGCTTTGGTTACAAGGCCATAGCTGCAGCGCTGGATGCCCACATTAAGTTCTGTGAAGATGCGCCGAAACATGTGGAGGCTTTTTACCGTCTCTGGTTTGACTCCATGGCGCCAGATTCACAGCTTAAAGGGGTTATTTTAGGTATCCATCAACGCCGTCGCGGAGATGTTGTCAGCTGGATTGAACAGGCTATGGCCGCTGGCGAAGTGCCATCGACAGTGGATGCAGGAATGCTTGCGGATCACTTTACAGCCTCGGTGAGCGGCATTGTTTATCACTGGATGACTGACCCAGATAACCTCAGTGAGATGCGCAATCTTCACGAAGCCTTAAAACAGGTAATGCGCAGCATGTTGCGCGGCTAG
- a CDS encoding radical SAM protein, with amino-acid sequence MYPLNYIQPVFRPPSEGRSLILQVTNGCSYNKCSFCEMYTDQQKRFSPKPIEKIEEELRGLAKAGYPVKRIFLADGDAMTLSTRRLVDILQMINKYYPDVQRVSSYCLPRNLKKKSVEELKDLRDLGLSLMYVGCESGDNEVLRLVSKGEDYDSSLVALQKIKQAGMKSSVMILNGLGGPELSEQHALNSAKLMNAAQPDYLSTLVVEFPTGSERFEEAFEGRWRKLGKLELFHEMQILLSNLELEKTIFRSDHASNYLVLKGVLGKDKEQLLSIVTTAINQPGMIPLREEWQRGL; translated from the coding sequence ATGTATCCACTCAACTATATCCAGCCCGTCTTCCGTCCACCCAGTGAAGGCCGTTCGCTCATCCTCCAGGTGACCAATGGTTGCTCTTACAACAAGTGCAGCTTCTGTGAAATGTACACAGATCAACAGAAGCGCTTTAGCCCAAAGCCCATCGAAAAAATTGAAGAAGAATTGCGTGGCCTTGCTAAAGCCGGCTATCCGGTCAAGCGCATATTTTTAGCCGACGGCGATGCCATGACTCTGAGCACTCGGCGTCTGGTGGATATTCTCCAGATGATTAACAAATACTACCCAGATGTGCAGCGGGTCTCCTCCTATTGCCTGCCGCGCAACCTGAAAAAGAAAAGCGTCGAAGAGCTGAAAGATCTGCGTGATCTTGGCCTCAGCCTGATGTATGTAGGCTGCGAGAGCGGCGACAATGAAGTGTTGCGACTGGTCAGTAAAGGCGAGGATTACGACTCCTCCCTAGTGGCCCTGCAAAAGATCAAACAGGCGGGTATGAAAAGTTCGGTGATGATTTTGAATGGACTCGGCGGTCCCGAACTCAGCGAGCAACATGCACTGAACTCCGCCAAGCTGATGAATGCAGCACAGCCGGATTATCTTTCCACTCTAGTGGTAGAATTTCCCACTGGCAGCGAGCGCTTTGAGGAGGCCTTTGAAGGCCGCTGGCGCAAGCTCGGAAAACTAGAACTGTTTCACGAGATGCAGATATTGCTGAGCAATCTAGAACTGGAAAAAACCATCTTTAGAAGTGATCACGCGTCTAATTATCTGGTATTGAAAGGCGTGCTGGGTAAAGACAAGGAGCAATTGCTGTCGATTGTGACTACGGCGATTAATCAGCCCGGCATGATTCCACTGCGCGAGGAATGGCAGCGTGGTCTCTAA
- a CDS encoding Hsp70 family protein, with the protein MQNNSSDKPLKLGIGIDFGTSNSAAAVFDGEHVRLVQLSELNPIMPSANYIDRDFVSTIGQLAIDDYISDNQGRKVELSVEVIGEARTSAGTADGPASESETSKIYGQAFNDASLPGRLFRGTKRLLGNTASDKTVIFSRPFRLVALVTPILVGIRKALRGSVDNSSQACIGHPVNFEGIEQGRNNVALQRLSESYRHAGITEQSFCPEPTAAAISYLYNYPHNRDQLMLTVDFGGGTLDFCILRRKGTEFSVEATHGIALGGDKIDQTIFRELVFPLLGKGERWSRMVDGSEVDTLFPFADFEDLLINWPVSYMLNQNKYTASVVQRMVLPDEGAIKFKRLYDLIKQNYSYQVFEAIKAFKAELSVSDSAVLDIPEIDIEVRLERWEFELMITDQLFELEQAVSLILDRAGLQAEDIDLVLRTGGSSLIPAVKDILENQFPGKVVEHDPFTSVAAGLAIADYFGYGSDIPQ; encoded by the coding sequence ATGCAAAACAATAGCTCTGACAAGCCATTAAAACTTGGCATCGGTATCGATTTTGGCACCAGCAATAGCGCTGCGGCAGTTTTTGATGGGGAGCATGTCAGGCTGGTTCAGCTCAGTGAGCTCAACCCAATTATGCCTTCGGCCAATTATATAGATCGAGATTTCGTCTCGACCATAGGTCAGCTAGCGATCGATGACTATATCAGTGACAATCAAGGCCGCAAGGTGGAACTCAGTGTCGAGGTGATTGGCGAGGCGCGCACCAGTGCCGGGACTGCCGATGGCCCAGCCAGTGAGTCGGAAACCAGTAAGATTTACGGGCAGGCCTTTAATGACGCCAGCCTGCCGGGACGACTGTTCCGCGGCACCAAGCGTCTACTGGGTAATACCGCCAGTGATAAAACCGTCATTTTTAGTCGGCCGTTTCGTTTGGTGGCGCTGGTTACGCCTATATTGGTGGGTATCCGCAAAGCCTTGCGCGGCAGTGTTGATAACAGCAGTCAGGCCTGTATTGGCCATCCTGTTAATTTTGAGGGCATAGAGCAAGGGCGCAACAATGTGGCACTGCAGCGCCTCAGTGAATCCTATCGCCATGCCGGGATTACCGAGCAGAGCTTTTGCCCGGAACCCACAGCGGCGGCCATCAGCTATCTGTATAACTATCCCCACAACCGCGATCAGCTGATGCTGACCGTGGATTTTGGTGGCGGCACTCTCGACTTTTGTATTCTGCGCCGCAAGGGCACCGAGTTTTCCGTTGAAGCGACCCATGGTATTGCCCTGGGTGGCGACAAGATCGACCAAACGATTTTCCGTGAACTGGTTTTCCCACTGCTGGGCAAGGGCGAGCGCTGGTCGCGTATGGTCGATGGCAGCGAGGTGGATACGCTATTTCCCTTTGCCGATTTTGAAGATCTGCTGATTAACTGGCCAGTGAGCTATATGCTCAATCAAAACAAATATACCGCCTCGGTGGTGCAGCGCATGGTGCTGCCAGATGAGGGGGCGATTAAGTTTAAGCGCCTCTATGATCTGATTAAGCAAAACTACAGCTATCAGGTATTTGAGGCGATCAAGGCGTTTAAAGCAGAGCTTTCAGTGTCTGATTCCGCGGTGCTGGATATCCCCGAGATCGATATCGAGGTGCGATTGGAACGCTGGGAGTTTGAACTGATGATCACCGATCAGCTGTTTGAATTGGAGCAAGCAGTGAGCCTAATCCTCGATAGAGCGGGCTTGCAGGCGGAGGATATTGATCTGGTGTTGCGTACTGGTGGCTCCTCATTAATCCCTGCAGTTAAGGATATTCTCGAAAATCAGTTCCCCGGCAAGGTCGTTGAGCACGACCCCTTTACCAGTGTGGCGGCGGGTTTGGCTATTGCTGACTACTTTGGATACGGCTCAGATATTCCTCAATAA
- a CDS encoding PhnA domain-containing protein, with product MTDLHTRSGSACELCTNSENLSAYELPPNSDGSTEQSLLVCDICLDQINNPDKVDINHWRCLNDSMWSQVPAVQVMAWRMLTRLSAEGWPQELLDMMYLDDETLAWAKAGVETESEDDGVIHKDSNGAVLSAGDTVTLIKDLDVKGTSFTGKRGTAVRNISLVQSNPEHIEGRVNGTQIVILTKFVKRVT from the coding sequence ATGACCGATCTTCATACCCGCAGTGGCTCAGCCTGCGAACTCTGCACTAACAGCGAAAATCTCTCGGCCTATGAGCTGCCACCCAATAGTGACGGAAGCACCGAACAGTCATTATTAGTCTGTGACATCTGCCTAGATCAGATCAATAATCCGGACAAGGTTGACATCAATCACTGGCGCTGTCTCAACGACAGCATGTGGTCTCAGGTACCGGCGGTTCAGGTTATGGCCTGGCGCATGCTCACTCGCCTCAGTGCCGAGGGCTGGCCGCAAGAATTGTTGGATATGATGTATCTGGATGATGAGACACTGGCTTGGGCCAAGGCCGGCGTTGAGACTGAATCCGAGGACGATGGCGTTATTCATAAAGACAGTAACGGCGCAGTGCTTAGCGCTGGCGATACGGTAACACTGATAAAAGATCTGGATGTAAAGGGAACCAGCTTTACCGGCAAGCGCGGAACAGCAGTGCGCAATATTTCACTGGTGCAGAGCAACCCTGAACATATAGAAGGTCGTGTCAACGGCACACAGATCGTAATCTTAACCAAGTTTGTAAAGAGGGTGACCTAA
- a CDS encoding FAD-dependent oxidoreductase, producing the protein MTSSTDRNSPVIWDVLIIGAGLAGLSAANDLLQAGLKVLVVDKGRGLGGRLAGRRIGDATFDHGAQFMTARDSRFKASIAEWIDAGVAEEWYSSYPGHANGHPRYRGVPTMTAVAKYLATDINVLRTTRVDSITQESAQDNQLWSAALDNGDTISAKALLITSPVPQTIELLTSGNIAVPADKQARLDRIDYEACIAVMAVLDGPTAIPAPGASAFEEGPIGWISDNLQKGVSKIPAVTIHGSGDFSAEHYEDDKMQTGQRLIDAAAPYLGNAKVTEYQVHGWRYSKPSVVDPEACMLLSESTDLPPLALAGDAFNGPRFEGAVLSGWAAAKSLIAALA; encoded by the coding sequence ATGACCTCTTCCACCGACCGCAACAGTCCCGTGATTTGGGATGTTCTTATTATAGGCGCCGGCCTTGCCGGACTTAGCGCGGCAAATGATTTGCTTCAAGCGGGCCTAAAAGTGCTGGTCGTCGATAAGGGCCGCGGCCTCGGCGGTCGTCTGGCGGGACGTCGTATAGGCGATGCTACCTTTGATCATGGTGCGCAGTTTATGACTGCCCGTGATTCACGTTTCAAAGCCAGTATTGCCGAGTGGATTGACGCCGGTGTTGCGGAAGAATGGTACAGCAGCTACCCGGGACATGCCAATGGTCATCCACGATATCGTGGCGTGCCCACTATGACTGCAGTGGCGAAATATTTGGCGACCGATATAAATGTATTACGAACCACCAGAGTCGACAGCATCACTCAAGAAAGCGCCCAAGATAATCAGCTCTGGTCAGCGGCCTTGGATAATGGCGATACTATTAGTGCCAAAGCGCTGTTAATTACCTCACCTGTGCCACAGACCATCGAGCTACTCACCTCAGGCAATATCGCAGTGCCAGCGGACAAGCAGGCGCGCCTGGATCGCATTGACTATGAAGCCTGTATTGCCGTGATGGCAGTCTTGGACGGCCCAACGGCGATTCCCGCCCCCGGCGCAAGCGCTTTTGAGGAAGGCCCGATTGGCTGGATCAGCGACAATCTGCAAAAAGGCGTCTCAAAAATTCCCGCAGTAACCATTCATGGCAGCGGTGATTTTAGTGCTGAGCATTATGAAGACGACAAAATGCAAACGGGCCAAAGATTGATTGATGCAGCGGCGCCCTATTTAGGGAATGCCAAGGTCACCGAATATCAGGTTCATGGCTGGCGCTATAGCAAACCCTCAGTAGTAGATCCTGAAGCCTGTATGCTGCTCAGCGAATCCACCGATCTGCCGCCACTGGCACTGGCCGGGGATGCCTTTAACGGGCCCCGCTTTGAAGGTGCAGTGCTATCCGGTTGGGCAGCGGCCAAGAGCTTAATTGCTGCGCTGGCGTAA
- a CDS encoding methylmalonyl-CoA mutase family protein, giving the protein MTTSTVSASTSANSAPSSPAQKKGIPLRFVTAASLFDGHDAAINIMRRILQGAGVEVIHLAHNRSVAEVVQTALQEDAQGIAISSYQGGHVEYFKYVVDLLKEAGAEHIKVFGGGGGVIVPAEIKELEAYGVERLYSPYDGQNLGLVGMIDDMIERCSLGAYNDVTVAAAELSGENGRNNLARLITAIERDELSSEQQSSLREQAQFLSNTVPVLGITGTGGAGKSSLTDELIRRFRQDSADELKIAVLAIDPTRRKTGGALLGDRIRMNAIYHPSIYMRSIGTRGATGEVPAALKDIVCALRLGGFDLVVVETPGIGQGDAGIVPYVDIPIYVMTPEFGAQSQLEKIDMLDYAELAIINKFDRKGSDDAYRDVCKQVQRNREAWTQATEEMPVFGTIASRFNDDGVTAAYQELVVLLQNRGLRSFKQHLAKVDRRTPSEKTVVVPADRQRYLAEIAASVRNYHKQVVVQANLARQQQQLAATKAMLLENGSDAPETIDSLIAERKQAMDVKASNLLESWPAVVEAYSGDTKVDVLPNGKEIVTKLNTISLSGNKISRVSLPRFEDHGELLKWLMRENLPGEFPYTAGVFPFKREGEDPARMFAGEGDAFKTNRRFKALSEHSAAKRLSTAFDSVTLYGFDPHERPDIYGKVGNAGVSICTLEDMKALYDGFDLCNPTTSVSMTINGPAPTILAMFLNTAIDQQVDQFVAEHSRQPKDNEFQELRSNTLKRVRGTVQADILKEDQGQNTCIFSTEFSLRMMGDMQQYFIDEQIRNFYSVSISGYHIAEAGANPISQLAFTLSNGFTFVEAYLARGMKIDDFAPNLSFFFSNGMDPEYTVMGRVARRIWATSMRDLYDANPRSQKLKYHIQTSGRSLHAQEMNFNDIRTTLQALIAIYDNCNSLHTNAYDEAITTPTEESVRRALAIQLIINQEWGLAKNENPSQGAFIIDELTDLVEEAVLQEFEKISDRGGVLGAMETGYQRGKIQEESLYYEHKKHDGSFPIVGVNTFLSETEEEPVEIELARSTEAEKQNQIKRLRAFQETHSAESAEMLKRLQDTVSQGGNGFEVLMDAVRVCSLGEITNALFDVGGQYRRSM; this is encoded by the coding sequence ATGACTACGTCTACTGTTTCCGCCAGCACCTCAGCCAACTCTGCACCCTCAAGTCCGGCACAGAAAAAAGGCATTCCCCTGCGCTTTGTTACCGCTGCCAGCCTCTTTGATGGCCACGATGCCGCGATCAATATTATGCGTCGTATCTTGCAGGGAGCCGGTGTTGAAGTTATCCACCTGGCCCACAACCGCTCGGTGGCCGAAGTAGTTCAGACAGCCCTGCAGGAAGATGCTCAGGGCATCGCGATCAGCTCTTATCAGGGCGGCCATGTTGAGTACTTTAAGTATGTGGTGGACCTATTGAAAGAAGCGGGCGCCGAACATATTAAGGTCTTTGGTGGCGGTGGCGGTGTGATTGTTCCAGCTGAAATCAAAGAGCTTGAGGCCTATGGCGTCGAGCGTCTCTACTCTCCCTACGATGGTCAGAATCTCGGCCTGGTGGGCATGATCGACGATATGATTGAGCGCTGTTCACTAGGGGCTTACAACGATGTCACCGTGGCCGCAGCGGAGCTTTCCGGTGAAAATGGGCGCAATAATCTAGCGCGCCTGATCACTGCTATTGAGCGCGATGAGCTCAGCTCAGAGCAGCAGAGTTCACTTCGTGAGCAAGCGCAATTCCTTAGTAACACAGTGCCCGTTCTCGGTATTACAGGTACCGGTGGCGCTGGTAAGTCCTCACTAACTGATGAGTTGATTCGCCGTTTCCGTCAAGACAGCGCCGATGAGCTCAAGATCGCTGTGCTGGCCATTGACCCGACTCGACGCAAGACCGGCGGTGCGTTACTCGGCGACCGGATTCGTATGAATGCGATCTATCATCCCTCTATCTATATGCGTTCTATCGGTACCCGTGGTGCCACCGGTGAAGTACCGGCAGCGCTCAAGGATATTGTCTGTGCACTGCGTCTCGGTGGTTTCGATCTGGTCGTGGTTGAGACTCCAGGTATTGGTCAGGGCGATGCTGGGATCGTCCCCTATGTGGATATTCCAATCTATGTCATGACGCCAGAATTTGGCGCCCAGAGCCAGTTGGAAAAGATCGATATGCTCGATTATGCCGAGTTGGCGATCATTAATAAATTTGATCGCAAGGGCAGCGATGATGCCTATCGCGATGTGTGTAAGCAGGTGCAGCGCAATCGCGAAGCCTGGACCCAGGCAACGGAAGAGATGCCCGTATTTGGCACTATAGCTTCACGCTTTAATGATGATGGTGTCACTGCCGCCTATCAGGAGTTGGTGGTACTTTTACAAAACCGCGGACTGCGCAGCTTTAAACAGCATCTGGCGAAAGTCGATCGCCGCACACCATCGGAAAAAACCGTGGTGGTGCCAGCAGACCGTCAGCGTTATTTAGCTGAGATTGCCGCCAGTGTGCGCAATTATCACAAGCAGGTTGTGGTTCAGGCCAATCTGGCCCGCCAGCAGCAGCAGCTCGCCGCGACCAAAGCTATGCTGTTGGAAAATGGCAGCGATGCACCAGAGACTATTGATAGCCTGATTGCCGAGCGCAAACAGGCCATGGACGTCAAGGCGAGCAATCTGTTGGAGAGTTGGCCAGCAGTAGTGGAAGCTTACAGTGGCGACACCAAAGTTGATGTCCTGCCCAATGGCAAAGAGATTGTTACCAAACTTAATACGATTTCCTTGTCTGGTAACAAGATCTCTCGAGTATCTCTGCCGCGCTTTGAAGATCATGGCGAGCTGCTCAAGTGGCTGATGCGTGAAAATCTGCCCGGTGAGTTCCCCTATACTGCCGGTGTCTTTCCCTTTAAACGCGAAGGCGAAGATCCAGCACGTATGTTTGCCGGTGAGGGCGATGCCTTTAAAACCAATCGCCGCTTTAAGGCCCTGTCTGAGCACTCCGCTGCTAAACGTCTGTCTACTGCCTTTGATTCGGTCACTCTCTATGGCTTTGATCCCCATGAGCGTCCGGATATTTACGGCAAGGTGGGTAATGCCGGTGTTTCCATCTGTACTCTGGAGGATATGAAAGCTCTCTATGATGGCTTTGACCTCTGCAATCCAACCACCTCGGTTTCCATGACCATTAATGGTCCGGCGCCGACTATCTTGGCAATGTTTTTAAACACCGCGATTGACCAGCAGGTGGATCAGTTTGTTGCCGAACACAGTCGCCAGCCTAAGGATAATGAGTTCCAAGAGCTGCGCAGCAATACCTTGAAGCGCGTCCGCGGCACAGTGCAGGCAGATATTCTCAAAGAAGATCAGGGTCAGAATACCTGTATCTTCTCAACAGAATTTAGCCTGCGCATGATGGGTGATATGCAGCAGTACTTTATCGATGAGCAGATTCGCAACTTCTACTCAGTGTCGATCTCCGGATACCATATTGCCGAAGCCGGTGCTAACCCGATCTCTCAGCTGGCCTTTACATTGTCCAATGGCTTTACCTTTGTGGAAGCGTACCTGGCTCGCGGCATGAAAATAGATGACTTTGCTCCCAACCTGTCGTTCTTCTTCTCCAACGGTATGGATCCGGAGTACACCGTAATGGGTCGAGTGGCGCGCCGTATTTGGGCGACCTCCATGCGCGATCTTTACGATGCCAATCCACGCAGCCAAAAACTGAAATACCATATTCAGACTTCCGGCCGTTCTCTGCATGCTCAAGAAATGAACTTCAATGATATTCGCACTACCCTGCAAGCCTTGATCGCGATTTACGATAATTGTAATAGCCTGCACACCAATGCTTACGACGAAGCCATTACCACGCCCACGGAAGAGTCAGTGCGCAGAGCGCTGGCGATTCAGTTGATTATTAATCAGGAGTGGGGCCTGGCGAAAAATGAAAATCCGAGTCAGGGCGCCTTTATTATCGACGAGCTGACTGATCTGGTTGAAGAGGCGGTACTCCAAGAGTTTGAGAAAATCTCCGATCGTGGCGGTGTTCTCGGTGCCATGGAAACCGGTTATCAGCGCGGCAAAATTCAGGAAGAGTCGCTCTATTATGAGCACAAAAAGCACGACGGTTCTTTCCCGATTGTGGGTGTGAATACCTTTCTTAGCGAGACTGAAGAAGAGCCCGTGGAAATTGAGTTGGCTCGTTCAACTGAAGCTGAAAAGCAAAATCAGATTAAACGTCTGCGCGCTTTCCAAGAGACCCACAGTGCCGAGTCAGCGGAAATGCTTAAACGCTTACAGGATACAGTGAGCCAGGGCGGTAATGGCTTTGAGGTGTTGATGGACGCGGTGCGAGTCTGCTCATTGGGTGAAATCACCAATGCGTTATTCGATGTTGGCGGCCAGTACCGACGCAGCATGTAA
- a CDS encoding class II aldolase/adducin family protein: MAGQTEQELRIQLAACYRIFDYLGWSEMIFNHITMKVPSDQVLGDQEHFLINPYGLHYSEVTASNLVKVDIEGNIVEPTDYAVNPAGIIIHTAIHAARKDVHCITHVHTNAGMAVACSEEGLRTDNFYSALLQNRIAYHDFEGITVMDDEKPRLLANMGDKNMLILRNHGLLTCGRTISEAFMNMWALQRSCEVQVACDATGKPLIPVSDKVLAQTEKLMAMQSMGQPAGELEFKAMTRLIDKIDSSYKD; this comes from the coding sequence ATGGCGGGACAAACAGAACAAGAACTGCGCATTCAACTGGCAGCATGCTATCGAATTTTTGATTATCTCGGCTGGTCGGAGATGATTTTCAACCATATCACGATGAAAGTGCCCAGCGATCAAGTGCTCGGCGATCAAGAGCACTTTTTAATCAATCCCTACGGCCTCCATTACAGCGAAGTCACGGCTTCTAATCTGGTTAAAGTTGATATTGAAGGCAACATAGTCGAACCCACTGACTACGCGGTTAATCCCGCCGGCATTATTATCCACACAGCAATTCACGCTGCCCGCAAAGACGTGCACTGTATTACGCATGTCCACACCAACGCAGGCATGGCCGTGGCCTGTTCCGAGGAAGGGCTGCGCACCGATAACTTCTACTCCGCACTGTTGCAAAACCGCATTGCCTACCATGACTTTGAAGGCATCACGGTAATGGACGATGAGAAACCGCGCTTGCTGGCCAATATGGGCGACAAGAATATGCTGATCCTGCGCAACCATGGTTTATTGACCTGCGGTCGCACTATTTCAGAAGCCTTTATGAATATGTGGGCTCTGCAACGCTCCTGCGAAGTTCAGGTGGCCTGTGATGCGACCGGTAAGCCGCTGATTCCGGTGTCGGATAAGGTATTGGCCCAGACTGAGAAATTGATGGCCATGCAAAGTATGGGACAGCCAGCTGGGGAGCTGGAGTTTAAAGCTATGACTCGGCTGATTGATAAAATTGATTCGTCCTATAAGGACTGA